In Aegilops tauschii subsp. strangulata cultivar AL8/78 chromosome 3, Aet v6.0, whole genome shotgun sequence, one genomic interval encodes:
- the LOC120976403 gene encoding protein FAR1-RELATED SEQUENCE 5-like — protein sequence MLPHASMNRTQGNALNIPVSAAMYGIFNSQGNTQVNLPVNLGPHTSVGDSNQVSIALQPPANKVAYEAPMSYMQLLLAAEEEGARYASSQSQEDRLVRTENDMYMITGRYSRSSEDPLQAHTGGGAQHISGVDDQHDIELEPFVDNRFSESLNDLNWDNEMQTEAGGNKNGSMVSNEIASDNASDSEDDLSPALLQKASKITVTTAGEEENSGAAGEVQKLTQDDILIFLENDSIEVAQSASQEVRSHHVPHVDMVFDMDDAAYNFYNEYASIAGFSVIKASRYCGKKQGGSAATRVTFKCNRSGRVIDEEEQENRKKKRRDTRQQKTGQEPYRNARKKKANTIAITGCKAQLIVTKKDEKWVITTINLQHNHDLSPHTEVKYLRSHNYMTEEEKLLIRTFNAVKLPTRQIIAILSYMRGGNTPYTKKHVSNVRTAIGKESNQNDMMQVLTYFRKRQAEDPQFYYAFKTTKVSDDASKVLCIFWADGYSRKMYEPYGDCLSFDTTFKTNRYNLPFAPFVGVTRHGQNCLFACSIIENETADTFQWLFETFLHCMGGKSPSTIITDEDAGMKTAIPLVFPHICHRRCLFHIKNKAEEKCTRTFAANKTLHDDFSDIIHNSLTVAEFEQLWTEMIQRYNIGHVKYFQIMWKKRKRFVPVYFKTDFFPFIHSTARSEGTNAIFKDNIMSTHNVISFLQEYQKISETIQDKEREQDSITRTTSPTFWARSELEIQAAKMYNRKIFYRFQKQIKFVLNLHVEEVERNVKYEVYKTPMLAEKDFRTRRFVVIVNLQQQLFSCICGKFQKDGIVCCHVLRVLSHLNMSVLPEKYYIDRWRPKNTKDIRDIRFNVPLELTAGSQHFRYTLLSNRLNEMASDGASTNRKYLYVVAECERVQQRLDEMTKEDELAEAQQANVDKDTTETDAAPHPDGYGDKLQDPDVAVSKGRPQKGRYKTFMESLASKQKVTCSRCGKPDHYKSSCTASTEDVNLAQREKVSRKQTSASSGTSTGKQPAGANPRRKARKEK from the exons ATGCTTCCTCATGCTTCTATGAACAGAACACAAGGGAATGCCCTGAACATTCCAGTGAGCGCAGCTATGTATGGTATCTTCAATAGTCAAGGCAATACACAG GTAAACTTGCCTGTGAACCTGGGTCCACATACTTCAGTGGGTGACTCCAACCAAGTGTCTATTGCGCTCCAACCCCCT GCAAACAAAGTCGCTTATGAAGCCCCCATGTCATACATGCAACTCCTACTTGCTGCTGAAGAAGAG GGTGCTAGATATGCATCCTCACAATCGCAAGAAGATCGCCTTGTTCGTACTGAG AACGATATGTACATGATAACTGGGCGATACAGTAGATCTTCAGAAGATCCATTACAAGCACACACTGGGGGTGGAGCTCAGCATATATCTGGAGTCGATGACCAGCATGATATAGAGCTTGAACCTTTTGTTGACAACCGTTTTTCAGAAAGCTTGAATGATTTGAACTGGGACAATGAAATGCAGACAGAAGCAGGAGGAAACAAAAACGGCTCTATGGTGTCAAATGAGATTGCTTCTGACAATGCTTCTGATTCCGAGGATGATCTTTCTCCAGCGTTGTTGCAAAAAGCCTCTAAGATTACTGTTACAACTGCTGGAGAAGAAGAAAACAGTGGTGCAGCTGGCGAAGTTCAAAAATTAACACAGGATGATATACTGATATTCCTTGAAAATGACAGTATAGAAGTTGCTCAGAGTGCTAGCCAAGAAGTGCGCAGCCATCACGTACCCCATGTGGACATGGTCTTTGATATGGATGATGCAGCTTACAACTTTTACAATGAGTATGCCTCAATTGCTGGTTTTTCTGTGATCAAAGCATCTCGATATTGTGGCAAGAAACAAGGAGGCAGTGCAGCAACTCGGGTAACTTTCAAGTGCAATCGGTCAGGAAGAGTAATTGATGAAGAAGAACAAGAGAATAGGAAGAAGAAACGACGTGACACAAGGCAACAGAAAACAGGACAAGAGCCCTATCGCAACGCAAGGAAGAAAAAAGCAAACACCATTGCAATAACAGGGTGTAAAGCTCAGCTCATTGTCACCAAGAAGGATGAGAAGTGGGTGATAACAACCATAAACCTACAGCACAACCATGATTTGAGTCCTCACACAGAAGTGAAATACCTTCGTTCTCATAACTACATGACAGAGGAGGAGAAACTCCTAATCCGAACTTTCAATGCTGTGAAGCTACCAACAAGACAAATAATAGCAATCCTAAGTTACATGAGAGGCGGGAACACTCCTTACACCAAAAAGCATGTAAGCAATGTTAGAACAGCCATTGGCAAAGAGAGCAATCAAAATGACATGATGCAGGTGCTAACATATTTCAGGAAGAGACAAGCTGAAGATCCACAATTTTACTATGCGTTCAAAACAACTAAAGTCTCTGATGACGCAAGTAAAGTTTTGTGCATTTTCTGGGCTGACGGGTATTCTAGGAAAATGTACGAGCCGTACGGAGACTGCCTCAGCTTCGACACGACATTCAAGACAAACAGATACAACCTCCCATTTGCTCCCTTTGTTGGTGTCACACGACATGGCCAGAACTGTTTGTTTGCTTGCTCTATCATAGAGAATGAAACAGCTGACACCTTTCAATGGTTGTTTGAGACATTCTTGCATTGCATGGGTGGGAAATCTCCGTCCACAATCATAACAGACGAGGATGCTGGGATGAAGACAGCTATCCCTTTAGTTTTCCCGCATATCTGCCACAGGCGTTGTTTGTTTCATATTAAAAACAAGGCTGAGGAAAAATGTACTAGGACTTTTGCAGCAAATAAAACACTGCATGATGATTTCAGTGACATCATTCACAACTCTCTGACGGTGGCTGAGTTTGAGCAATTGTGGACAGAGATGATCCAGAGATACAACATTGGGCATGTGAAGTATTTCCAAATCATGTGGAAGAAAAGGAAAAGGTTTGTCCCTGTGTATTTCAAGACGGACTTCTTCCCCTTCATTCACTCTACTGCGCGTAGTGAAGGCACCAACGCCATTTTCAAGGACAACATCATGTCAACTCACAATGTGATCAGCTTCCTCCAAGAGTACCAGAAGATTTCAGAAACCATACAAGATAAGGAGAGGGAGCAAGACTCTATCACAAGAACAACTTCGCCGACATTCTGGGCACGAAGTGAGCTTGAGATACAAGCTGCAAAAATGTACAACAGAAAGATATTTTACAGATTCCAAAAGCAGATAAAGTTTGTGCTGAATTTGCATGTTGAAGAGGTTGAGAGAAATGTGAAATATGAAGTCTACAAGACACCAATGCTAGCTGAAAAGGATTTCAGAACGCGAAGATTTGTTGTGATTGTGAACTTGCAGCAACAGTTGTTCAGTTGTATCTGTGGGAAATTTCAGAAAGATGGCATTGTGTGTTGCCATGTCTTGAGAGTCCTTTCTCATCTCAACATGTCTGTGCTGCCAGAAAAATATTACATAGACAGGTGGAGGCCAAAAAATACAAAGGACATACGGGACATCCGTTTCAATGTTCCTTTGGAACTAACTGCTGGAAGTCAACACTTCAGGTATACCCTTCTATCCAACAGGCTCAATGAGATGGCCTCGGACGGTGCATCAACAAACAGAAAATATCTGTATGTTGTAGCAGAATGTGAAAGGGTGCAACAAAGGTTGGATGAGATGACTAAAGAGGATGAACTTGCAGAAGCGCAACAAGCAAATGTTGACAAGGACACAACAGAGACTGATGCAGCACCGCATCCTGATGGTTATGGAGACAAACTTCAAGATCCTGATGTTGCAGTGTCAAAAGGGCGTCCACAAAAAGGACGTTACAAAACTTTCATGGAAAGTTTGGCATCTAAACAGAAAGTCACATGCAGTCGGTGTGGGAAGCCTGATCATTATAAAAGTTCTTGTACTGCAAGTACTGAAGATGTCAATTTGGCTCAGAGAGAAAAAGTCAGTCGCAAACAAACCTCAG CCTCATCTGGGACATCTACGGGCAAGCAACCAGCTGGTGCAAACCCGAGGAGGAAGGcaagaaaagaaaaatga